The stretch of DNA CTGTAACggaaattataattttttatgctactATTTTTCCTTGtgtttttgttattattatataataataaatttttagtAATATTTTAACTTTATTAATGTTGTATagtaatattaaatattttttttactgttctatttttatttagtaCCACAGTAAGTCTTCATTACGTATAATAGGCTATATAATGATTACTGTTcccattattttgatgagatAAATtagttttgcttttcaaaGTTTTTGTAATAAACTATCCACATATAATTCTTTGTCATGAAGGTTATCTTCCATTTCGCATTCTTCTATCACCAATGCCAGGATAAGCATCCATAATTTTGCTAtgaattgttttttcttaCCGAATTCTCGACATAGATGTTCCTTCTCTAATTCTTCTACCTTTGTCcatgatatattttccttcgcCTTTTCCGTTTCTGATTTGTGTGGTTCTAATTCGTTTGATTGCTGCAATTCGTTTGGTCGTTGTTGTTCTTGTGGTGGTTGTTCCACTCCTAGCACTTCTTCCACTACTtctgcttcctcttcttctatATTGTTCAACAAATGCCTGAACCAATCTTGTTCGCTCACCATTTGCATACGTGTATACTGTTTTGCTACCCATTGTCTCCATGAGTCTTTCTGCCTTTCTAGGAATGGAACATCATTATTC from Plasmodium cynomolgi strain B DNA, scaffold: 0097, whole genome shotgun sequence encodes:
- a CDS encoding Pvstp1 (putative), translating into MKDKEEFMQGEHTAGNSIGTNTGDVPRVDEIGKEEKGSILRGNHSNVYGGINRNEKDATNRKSNSINSVYWVHWIERNKGVLEECKDQPWFHMLKSGWKQQQQQEYSQIVELDQIEETEQGQAYHSEFHENNDVPFLERQKDSWRQWVAKQYTRMQMVSEQDWFRHLLNNIEEEEAEVVEEVLGVEQPPQEQQRPNELQQSNELEPHKSETEKAKENISWTKVEELEKEHLCREFGKKKQFIAKLWMLILALVIEECEMEDNLHDKELYVDSLLQKL